Genomic DNA from Paenibacillus borealis:
TGGCCAAAAACCCGGGAAATCTGCATTCCGCCGATTGAAAAGCAGCTGTGCAATTGCAGGTATACTCGTGGTGATCGGCTCGGCATCACTGTCTTCCATGATCCCGGTCGTGGAGATACCTGCTCCTTCAGGGCCATTTACCGTTGGAATGCAGACTCTTCATCTCACGGACAGCAGCCGCTCCGAAACTCAGACCCCTGATCCGGAGGATTCCCGGGAGCTGATGGTATATGTCTGGTATCCGGCCGCAGCGGGGAATGGTCGCCAGACTGCGCCATTGCTGCCTGGTGATAGACAGAGCAACCGGAGGCTGATGTCCGCTTTTGCCGGATCATGGGGAATTCCATCTTTCATCCTCGATTATTGGGCGTATATTCATACGAATGCTTACCGGAATGCGGACTGGCTGCGCTCAGAAGGACCTTATCCGCTGATCCTGATTAATCATGGCCTCGGAACCTCCAGCCTGCTGTATCATACCTCGCTTGCAGAGAACCTGGCGTCGCACGGTTATATTGTAGCGGCCGTAGATCATACCTACAGTACAGCAGCTACCTTGTTTCCAGACGGCACAGTTACCGGGTTCAGCGACTCTTTAAGTGCCGATAATTTCATAGCAACAGGAACACGGCTGGGCAAAACATGGAACGACGATAACCGCTTTGTCCTCAGCCAATTGAAGCAGCAATTCGCCGATTACATAGATGCTGAACAAATCGGGATGGCAGGACACTCCTTCGGTGGAGCGGCTGCGTACGAGGCGATGTTCTCCATTCCAGAGCTTAAGGCCGGAATTAATCTGGATGGAAGCTTGTATACCCTCACAGGTCCGTCCCCGGGTAAACCGTTTTTGTTCATAGAGTCAGAGGATTACTATAAGCGGAAGAAGCAGATTGCAGATCCGGATATCGATGCCGAGGAAAAAATAATGAATAATGCCGGGCTTAACGGGGGCGGCAAGCTCTATATCAAAGGCACAGCACACTTCAACTTCACAGACCTGCAGCTCTATTCAAGCCTGCTGAAGTACACCGGAATGACGGGCAGCATTGACGTTAGGCGAAGCAACAAAATTATGAATCAGCTTGTGCTGGATTTCTTCAACGAACATTTGAAAGGAATTCCTCGGGATACAGGTGATCCTGCGGCTGCCGGGTATGATGAGGTGGTTAGGCCTTAATCTCCTTGGAACACAAATCGCTAGCTTGCTGGTTACTTCTGGCTTGGTTCTTACTTGCTTGGTTCTTACTTGCTTGCTTCTGGCTTGCTTCCAGCTTACTTCTGGCATGCTTAGCCCTTACACCTGTTCCTTGCGGACTGTACCGCGCTTATTTTCATTCCTGGGCATAATTCGCCGGGCTAACGGACTCCAGCGCGCTTATTGCCTCTCCATGGAGCCGATTACCGGTGAATCTTGGCAAATAGCTGCATCTGTGTCCGTTAGCACTGAAAAACGATGCTTTTCGAGGAAATAAGGTCTCCTCAGTCCGTAACAGCTGTACCATGTGACAAGGCTGCTAATATATGCTAGAAACCGCTAGAATTCCCCGTATCCACTCGATCAGAATCTTAACTCTCCATCCTGAATGCATGACCTGCCCAGCTTCAAAAAGCCCCCTACGAATTTCCCCGTCTGCTATAACGGGGAATTCATAGGGGGACAAACTAAACACTCCATGCTTAATGTTCATGTTCATGTTCATGCCTCATGTTCCATGTTCCATGCTTCACATTTCGCGCTTCACATTATACTCCGCGCTTCACATCCGGAGACGCAGCCCGCTTACAGCCGGGCCGTCACAATCTCACAAATCGCACCATACAGCGCCGGCTCCAGCTCCAGAGAAGCCAGCGCTGCGAGCGCCGCCGCAGGACCCGCTGCTTCCTTCACCATCCGCCAGATTTGCTCCTTATGGTCGAACCGGATCTGCGCACGGTTTAGCAGGGCAAATACCTCTTCCTCCACCCGGTTCACCGCAACCCGCGCCGCGGTGAGCGTTACCTCCAGCATCTCAGTCACCTCAAGCTCCGGCACAGTCACGGTCAAGGTATGCGAAGCCTCATCATACTTGGTTTCGGCCGCAACCGCTGCTCCTCCTCCAGCCTGGACTGTCACCTCCGTCTCAGCACAGCTCATGAAGACCAGCTTCCAGCTCCGCCGCTCCGGCACCACCGCAGTATTGCCCTGCGCAGGCTGAATGGTGAAGACTCCCGACTGTCCGGTTTGTCCCCATGCCAGGTTCATCCCGGTAACACACCAGTTCCCGTCCAGGTCTTCCGCAGTGTCACCTGCGTCCTCCCAGAGCTGGAACTGGCCGTCTGCTCCGGCGAACACCCGCACCTCCAGCTGCTCCGGATTGTCCACAGATGACGTATACCTGCTCAAATCAGCCATCGGCACGATCGCCCCCGCCTTCGCCAGCACCGGAATCTGCTCCAGCGTGCGGTACAGGGACAATCTTCTGCCTCCGTCATACACTCTTCCGCTGAAGAAGTCGGTCCACAGGCCTTCCGGCAGCCAGGCTTTGAACTCCGCGACACCCGTCTTGCCATTCACAGGCCGCGTAATCGGACATGCGATCAGCTCCGTGCCGAAATAATACTGATTCGGCACCTCATAAGCTTCACGCTGCTCCGCGTGATGGTAATACATCGGCTGTACCAGCGGAAGTCCTTCCCGGCTGGCGTAGCGGTTCATCGTATACAGATAAGGCAGCAGGCGGTGCCGCATACGCAGGGATTCCTTCATGGCCTCCCCGGCAATCTTGTTGAACCGCCAAGGTTCCTTGCTGTTGAACGGACTGGCTGAGCTGTGCAGGCGCAGCAACGGGGAGAACACACCGAACTGCACCCAGCGGAGCGCCAGCTCATCGTCGAGATACCCGCCCATGTGGCCGCCGATATCATGGCTCCACCAGCCATACCCGGCGTTGGATGCATTGGCCGTGAAGTAAGGCTGGAAGTCCAGCGACTCCCAGGTGATGATCGTATCGCCGGAGAAGCCCACCGGGTAACGGTGGCTGCCAAGACCCGCATACCGCGAGAAGGTAAGCGGCCGCTTCCCCCGCCGCCCGCTGTCCAGATAGTGGTAGTGGTTCAGCATCCACAGTGGATCAAGACCCGGAACCTTGGTAATCCCGCCCTGCTGCCAGTCGATCCACCAGAAGTCCACGCCCTCTTCCTCCAACGGATGATGCAGGAACTTGAAGTAGGCCTGCAAGAACTGCGGATCCGTAATATCAAACTCCACCGCCTCCCCATGCTCCGGGTCGATGCCCAGCTCAGCCGCAATTGCCAGATAAGGCTCCTCGAAGGCCCGTACCCCGTCAGCGGGATGGACATTCAGCGTTACGCGCAAGCCCCTGCCATGCAGCCAGGTCAGAAAACGCTGCGGGTCCGGGAACAGCTCCCGGTTCCAGGTGTAGCCGGTCCAGCCGCTGCCGTACTTCGGATCAATATCGACCAGATGCCAGTCCATGTCCATCACGGCCACGGAGAACGGAAGCTGCTCCTGCCCGAATCGTTCGATCAGCGACTTATATTCTTCCTCGGTATACCGGTAATACCGGCTCCACCAGTTGCCAAGCGCATACCGCGGCAGCAGCGGAGTCCTGCCGCACAGCCGGTAGAAGTCCTTCAGACACTTCAGGTATTCATGTCCATAGCCGAACAGGTACAGATCGATTCCCTCCTGCTCCCGCTGCTGCACGGTCCCGTCTGCTTCCAAGAGCAGAGAACGGCTGTCATCCACCACCGTAACGCCTCCACGCGACAGCAGCCCCGGCTCCAGCGGAATAGCGCCGTCGGCATTATCCAGCGTGCGCGCCGTGCCGCCAAGGTCCTGCACGGTGTCACCATAATGCCACACACTCATCAAATGTCCGGATGCATTCCTCACCTTCACGCTCAGCCCATGACGTGAGAATGGCGCTTTGTCATAGGTGAGCTGCAGCCGGTCCGTCATAATTTCCAGCCTGTTTCCGAGATCGTTCACCCGGAATTCAGGGACCTGGAACTCACGGTTCATCACCATTTGGGTCGCCCGGTCTTCGAAGCCCCCCTGCGGACTGTACTCCATCCGGATCAGCGCCGGAGTAAGCACCGTGAACCGGTAGCAGTCACCCTTAATGACTGCACCCGCACTTGCGGCAGGTTCA
This window encodes:
- a CDS encoding glycoside hydrolase family 31 protein — encoded protein: MNRTTQELLPLPEHLRFASEPAASAGAVIKGDCYRFTVLTPALIRMEYSPQGGFEDRATQMVMNREFQVPEFRVNDLGNRLEIMTDRLQLTYDKAPFSRHGLSVKVRNASGHLMSVWHYGDTVQDLGGTARTLDNADGAIPLEPGLLSRGGVTVVDDSRSLLLEADGTVQQREQEGIDLYLFGYGHEYLKCLKDFYRLCGRTPLLPRYALGNWWSRYYRYTEEEYKSLIERFGQEQLPFSVAVMDMDWHLVDIDPKYGSGWTGYTWNRELFPDPQRFLTWLHGRGLRVTLNVHPADGVRAFEEPYLAIAAELGIDPEHGEAVEFDITDPQFLQAYFKFLHHPLEEEGVDFWWIDWQQGGITKVPGLDPLWMLNHYHYLDSGRRGKRPLTFSRYAGLGSHRYPVGFSGDTIITWESLDFQPYFTANASNAGYGWWSHDIGGHMGGYLDDELALRWVQFGVFSPLLRLHSSASPFNSKEPWRFNKIAGEAMKESLRMRHRLLPYLYTMNRYASREGLPLVQPMYYHHAEQREAYEVPNQYYFGTELIACPITRPVNGKTGVAEFKAWLPEGLWTDFFSGRVYDGGRRLSLYRTLEQIPVLAKAGAIVPMADLSRYTSSVDNPEQLEVRVFAGADGQFQLWEDAGDTAEDLDGNWCVTGMNLAWGQTGQSGVFTIQPAQGNTAVVPERRSWKLVFMSCAETEVTVQAGGGAAVAAETKYDEASHTLTVTVPELEVTEMLEVTLTAARVAVNRVEEEVFALLNRAQIRFDHKEQIWRMVKEAAGPAAALAALASLELEPALYGAICEIVTARL
- a CDS encoding alpha/beta hydrolase family protein — protein: MRVLEIILTVSALLSMFSFVSGKGVLKVKIALTAVSGTLCAAQLGFEGYRWQMAGVYVIVLLGMILRIAGIIRARSQKLLSTGQKPGKSAFRRLKSSCAIAGILVVIGSASLSSMIPVVEIPAPSGPFTVGMQTLHLTDSSRSETQTPDPEDSRELMVYVWYPAAAGNGRQTAPLLPGDRQSNRRLMSAFAGSWGIPSFILDYWAYIHTNAYRNADWLRSEGPYPLILINHGLGTSSLLYHTSLAENLASHGYIVAAVDHTYSTAATLFPDGTVTGFSDSLSADNFIATGTRLGKTWNDDNRFVLSQLKQQFADYIDAEQIGMAGHSFGGAAAYEAMFSIPELKAGINLDGSLYTLTGPSPGKPFLFIESEDYYKRKKQIADPDIDAEEKIMNNAGLNGGGKLYIKGTAHFNFTDLQLYSSLLKYTGMTGSIDVRRSNKIMNQLVLDFFNEHLKGIPRDTGDPAAAGYDEVVRP